The following proteins come from a genomic window of Pseudochaenichthys georgianus chromosome 19, fPseGeo1.2, whole genome shotgun sequence:
- the LOC117464697 gene encoding uncharacterized protein, which produces MVESHGRIPPVHVRITYALGITTLFPNLKDPDSNNGYEHFYDHQSGSGYLAWRLKTVQRNSAQEIEKSKVSFQVGPKTHRSMHSPVRPLSGDECNEAMSVMRHSSDITLVQDKMKATFQQRQKVVQDRATASTVLDLFPRFLDTSGLIEQDFTMLFGKEVSGKFLAKWPTFFKPRIIADCKNLPGSLHVDELLLSAQQESDDGVWDCEVAAILLLLHLLPPTSKGKKSPVKISAKDAAGRLVKFLRVGKSIETFLKDTGPAQPFLLCVGERNDSIQHFYIVMDQKAIPCKTQTGVAAFDELFKAHFAFAVSYDEALCNFYTFIQTTVYGIDVGSVKESPRVK; this is translated from the exons ATGGTAGAGAGCCATGG GAGGATCCCTCCAGTCCATGTCCGCATTACCTACGCACTTGGCATTACAACGTTGTTCCCAAATTTAAAAGACCCCGATTCAAATAATGGTTAT GAGCATTTCTATGATCACCAGAGTGGTTCTGGTTACCTGGCATGGAGGCTGAAAACTGTGCAGCGCAACTCGGCTCAAGAAATCGAGAAATCCAAGGTCTCTTTTCAAGTCGGACCTAAGACTCATCGCAGCATGCATTCACCTGTGAGGCCGTTATCAGGTGATGAATGCAATGAAGCTATGTCGGTGATGAGGCACTCAAGTGACATAACCCTGGTCCAAGACAAAATGAAGGCAACATTTCAGCAAAGACAAAAGGTTGTTCAAGACCGAGCCACAGCCTCCACTGTCCTAGACCTTTTTCCAAGATTCCTGGACACATCAGGCTTG attgaacaagacttcactatGCTCTTTGGCAAGGAAGTCTCTGGTAAATTTCTTGCGAAATGGCCAACGTTCTTCAAACCGAGGATCATTGCAGATTGCAAAAATCTTCCTGGAAGTTTGCACGTGGATGAGCTTCTTTTGTCTGCACAACAAGAATCTGATGATGGTG TATGGGACTGTGAGGTGGCTGCCATCCTTCTGCTTCTTCACCTGTTGCCGCCAACATCCAAGGGCAAGAAGTCACCAGTCAAGATTAGTGCAAAGGATGCTGCTGGCCGCCTGGTGAAGTTCTTAAGG GTCGGGAAAAGCATTGAGACCTTCCTCAAGGACACTGGCCCTGCTCAGCCGTttctcctgtgtgttggagaaaGAAACGACAGCATCCAACATTTCTACATCGTCATGGACCAAAAGGCCATTCCTTGTAAGACGCAGACTGGAGTTGCTGCCTTTGACGAGCTCTTCAAGGCACATTTTGCTTTTGCTGTGTCTTATGATGAAGCACTATGCAACTTCTACACATTCATCCAGACAACCGTGTATGGCATTGATGTTGGAAGTGTGAAGGAAAGTCCTCGAGTCAAGTAA